One Ignavibacterium album JCM 16511 genomic region harbors:
- a CDS encoding flagellar biosynthesis anti-sigma factor FlgM: protein MEIKGITPKTIIVDESKNNKSVKKEVQKKDSLEISKEAKELHQKSEKVNDLSVIREKIKSGFYNSDEILNKVADRILKELNSK, encoded by the coding sequence ATGGAAATAAAAGGAATAACTCCGAAGACTATTATTGTTGATGAAAGTAAAAACAATAAGTCTGTAAAAAAAGAAGTTCAGAAAAAAGATTCTCTTGAGATTTCAAAAGAAGCAAAAGAACTTCATCAAAAAAGTGAAAAGGTTAATGACTTATCTGTTATCAGAGAAAAAATTAAATCCGGGTTCTACAACTCCGATGAGATTCTGAATAAAGTAGCAGATCGTATCCTGAAAGAACTTAATAGTAAATAG
- a CDS encoding ATP-binding protein yields MNLEFLNMLKGELPPEAIDSIQSCVEATNRMIFLVENFSDFSKKHPSEMSICNVNEITQIAVNISQVNASRLNLYIETDLCPTLPSIYFHKDKMLHVFLNLLNNAIEADNKSDRIYVRTYLRNIDDKQKIVWEIEDSGTGIDYELGDKIFSDFYTSKKKGTGLGLGVCKMLLEQYNAEIHFESEPGKGTKFFVFFDTSSLRNGNVK; encoded by the coding sequence ATGAATCTCGAATTTCTCAATATGCTGAAAGGTGAATTACCACCTGAAGCAATTGATAGCATCCAATCCTGTGTCGAAGCAACTAACAGAATGATTTTCCTTGTTGAAAATTTTTCTGACTTTTCTAAAAAGCATCCCTCTGAAATGAGCATCTGCAATGTGAATGAGATTACTCAGATAGCTGTTAACATTTCCCAGGTCAATGCAAGTCGTCTTAATCTTTACATTGAAACCGATCTCTGCCCGACTCTTCCATCAATTTATTTTCATAAAGATAAAATGCTTCATGTTTTTCTTAATCTCCTTAACAACGCCATTGAAGCTGATAATAAATCAGACAGAATTTATGTGCGAACTTATTTACGCAACATTGATGATAAACAAAAGATTGTTTGGGAAATTGAAGACAGCGGAACCGGAATTGATTATGAACTTGGTGATAAAATCTTCAGTGACTTTTATACCAGTAAGAAAAAAGGTACCGGGCTTGGTTTGGGTGTCTGTAAAATGCTTTTAGAACAATACAATGCTGAAATACATTTCGAAAGTGAACCGGGCAAAGGAACAAAATTTTTTGTATTTTTCGACACCAGTTCACTAAGGAATGGAAATGTTAAATAA